From one Deltaproteobacteria bacterium genomic stretch:
- a CDS encoding ABC transporter substrate-binding protein, with translation MNPYRALHDLSLRWRIAIGIVCWLVFISWAHIQRNGSDHEDARTLRVGYLPITCHLLCPVTHAHLRAGDPAFMPVRFSSWPEMIECIKGGRIDMAFILAPIAIALRTQGIPVRVVLLGHRDGSALVVKNSGDMQGIKDLVGRRVAIPIRFSHQHLALLDLLEKNGVRKEEVTLIELPPPDMPSALGSGAIDAYIVGEPYAAKAEAEGWGRVLVHMADAFPGFISSVLVVRDEAIRERGGQIRSLIRAFLREASWIEKHRKEAADIGAHAYGLPESLIARVLTQPGRVSYSNLIPCEEEFKVMADALVRRGLLVSPPDLEGLVDTSWRTDP, from the coding sequence GTGAACCCTTACCGTGCCCTCCATGACCTGTCTTTGCGATGGCGGATAGCGATCGGAATCGTGTGCTGGCTCGTTTTCATCTCGTGGGCCCATATCCAGCGCAACGGATCAGACCATGAGGACGCACGGACGCTCAGGGTCGGCTACCTCCCCATCACATGCCATCTCCTCTGTCCGGTCACCCATGCCCACCTCCGTGCGGGTGACCCTGCATTCATGCCCGTACGGTTTTCCTCCTGGCCGGAGATGATCGAATGCATCAAGGGGGGGAGAATCGACATGGCCTTCATCCTCGCCCCCATCGCCATCGCCCTTCGTACCCAGGGGATCCCGGTCAGGGTCGTGCTCCTCGGACACAGGGACGGATCGGCCCTCGTGGTGAAGAATTCCGGGGATATGCAAGGGATAAAAGACCTGGTAGGCCGCCGCGTGGCGATCCCCATCCGTTTCAGCCATCAGCACCTGGCCCTCCTGGACCTCCTCGAAAAAAACGGAGTGAGGAAGGAGGAAGTCACACTCATCGAGCTTCCGCCTCCTGACATGCCATCTGCACTTGGTTCAGGGGCCATCGACGCCTACATCGTCGGGGAACCTTACGCGGCCAAGGCAGAGGCAGAGGGCTGGGGACGGGTCCTGGTCCACATGGCAGATGCGTTTCCGGGATTCATCTCGAGCGTCCTCGTGGTGAGGGACGAGGCCATTAGAGAGCGGGGCGGCCAGATCCGTTCCCTCATCCGGGCCTTTCTCCGGGAGGCCTCGTGGATCGAGAAACACCGAAAGGAGGCGGCAGATATCGGGGCACATGCCTACGGCCTCCCCGAGTCCCTTATCGCCCGTGTCCTCACCCAACCTGGGCGGGTTTCCTACTCCAACCTGATACCCTGCGAAGAGGAATTCAAGGTGATGGCGGACGCCCTCGTCCGGCGCGGCCTCCTCGTCAGCCCTCCTGATTTAGAGGGCCTTGTGGATACGTCATGGAGGACGGATCCGTGA
- a CDS encoding acyl-CoA thioesterase translates to MMTGVSSLNLRLRDPVHCLPYRVLYADTDTGGVVYYGSYLRMFEMGRTEYLRDVLGVSYNALQRDGIIFPVHEAYCRYTSPARYDDLLAIHTSLDGFTKASLRFHYEITLGEEKRTIARGFTVHASVDRSGRLARMPETLIVSFQKVFPDLSPAH, encoded by the coding sequence ATGATGACCGGCGTATCATCCCTGAATCTTCGCCTCCGGGATCCTGTCCATTGCCTTCCGTACCGGGTCCTGTACGCGGACACGGATACGGGCGGCGTGGTCTATTACGGGTCCTACTTGCGGATGTTCGAGATGGGACGGACCGAATATCTCCGGGATGTCCTCGGGGTCTCCTACAATGCACTCCAGCGGGACGGGATAATCTTCCCGGTACATGAGGCTTATTGCAGGTACACGTCCCCTGCTCGATACGACGATCTCCTCGCCATCCACACCTCGCTCGATGGTTTTACCAAGGCATCCCTGCGGTTCCACTACGAGATCACACTTGGGGAGGAAAAACGTACCATCGCCAGGGGGTTCACTGTTCACGCCTCGGTTGACCGGTCAGGACGTCTCGCACGCATGCCGGAAACGCTCATCGTCTCGTTCCAGAAGGTCTTTCCCGACCTTTCACCGGCACACTGA
- a CDS encoding cofactor-independent phosphoglycerate mutase → MIDEKASGVSPVVNESPVEAPRRTKYVVLIGDGMADYPVDSLGGATPLEAARTSAMDRLARLGEVGTVLTIPNSLPPGSDVANLSLMGYDPMEYYTGRGPIEAAAMGVKMNPEDVAFRCNLVTLDFREGRVFMVDYSAGHISTEEAGLLLKELQPLIPARSFSLHPGVSYRHLLIWKGGPEGISTFPPHDYTGQNVTEAWNFYEEEPLLYDILTKAVKFLYRHPVNVARRAKGLNPANSLWPWGQGRRPQLPRFKERYGLAGAVICAVDLIKGLGVLAGFEHIPVAGATGYLDTNYQGKADAVLKAIEERDIVFVHVEAPDEAGHMGSAEEKVRAIERFDKEVVARVVNGLADSGHPFRVLVVTDHFTPVALRTHARGAVPFVIYDSLGAGNNPDAAYSERAAKAGILHMKNGPELMRYFLDLPPADQEEEPDTEE, encoded by the coding sequence ATGATAGATGAAAAGGCATCCGGCGTGTCGCCAGTGGTGAATGAATCGCCTGTGGAGGCCCCAAGGCGGACCAAATACGTGGTTCTCATCGGTGACGGGATGGCGGATTATCCCGTGGATTCCCTCGGGGGGGCGACCCCCCTTGAGGCCGCACGTACATCGGCCATGGACCGGCTTGCCCGCCTTGGTGAGGTCGGTACGGTCCTCACCATCCCGAACAGCCTTCCTCCGGGAAGCGATGTTGCCAACCTCTCCCTCATGGGCTACGACCCTATGGAATATTACACGGGCCGGGGTCCCATCGAGGCCGCTGCCATGGGTGTCAAGATGAACCCGGAGGACGTGGCCTTCCGGTGCAATCTCGTGACCCTCGATTTTCGGGAGGGCCGTGTCTTCATGGTGGACTACAGCGCAGGGCACATCTCCACCGAGGAGGCTGGACTCCTCCTTAAGGAGCTTCAGCCCCTTATCCCGGCAAGATCCTTTAGCCTACACCCCGGGGTGAGTTACCGCCATCTCCTCATATGGAAGGGCGGCCCCGAGGGGATTTCCACGTTCCCTCCCCACGATTACACCGGGCAGAACGTGACCGAGGCCTGGAATTTTTACGAGGAGGAGCCCCTTCTCTACGACATCCTGACCAAGGCCGTGAAGTTTCTCTACCGTCATCCGGTGAACGTGGCCCGGCGGGCCAAGGGACTCAATCCGGCCAATTCCCTTTGGCCCTGGGGACAGGGCAGGCGCCCTCAGCTTCCACGCTTTAAGGAACGCTACGGACTTGCCGGCGCGGTCATCTGCGCGGTGGACCTCATCAAGGGGCTCGGGGTGCTCGCCGGTTTTGAACACATCCCTGTTGCCGGCGCCACGGGATATCTGGACACGAATTACCAGGGAAAGGCGGATGCCGTACTGAAGGCCATAGAGGAGCGGGATATCGTCTTCGTACACGTTGAGGCCCCAGACGAGGCCGGACACATGGGAAGCGCAGAGGAGAAGGTCAGGGCCATCGAGCGGTTCGACAAAGAGGTGGTCGCCCGGGTGGTAAACGGACTCGCCGATAGCGGCCATCCCTTTCGAGTTCTCGTGGTGACGGACCACTTCACGCCCGTCGCCCTGAGGACCCATGCGCGCGGCGCAGTCCCCTTCGTGATCTACGATTCCCTGGGGGCTGGCAACAACCCCGATGCCGCCTACTCGGAACGTGCTGCCAAGGCGGGTATCCTGCACATGAAAAATGGACCAGAACTCATGAGGTATTTCCTCGATCTCCCCCCTGCTGATCAGGAAGAAGAACCTGATACCGAGGAATGA
- a CDS encoding homoserine dehydrogenase, whose product METQRRSVKIGLLGFGTVGSGTARLLIEESDSIAARTGISLHLARICDRDITTHRGFSVPSGVLTTDVRDILDDPDIEIFVELIGGIEPARGFILSAIERGKHVVTANKALLATHGREIFDAAAEKGVMVGFEASVGGGIPVIKAVREGLVANRIHTLVGIMNGTSNYILTRMSDEGLSFAEALLKAQALGYAEADPTYDVAGIDTAHKLAILSSLAFGIPVGLEDILVEGITKISPVDIEFAREFGYAIKLLAMARNGDAGTELRVHPAMVRQDHLLAQVKGAYNAFYLVGDAVGKVLLTGLGAGQMPTGSAVVADLVDIARVLAHGSVFPAPGGLSSGAGGRLRPIPVEDLRGRYYMRFSAIDQPGVLAGIAGVLGRQGISIASVVQKGRGQGESVPIVMLTHEAREGAVIAALEMINAMEVVTDETILIRIVELGGLEGDS is encoded by the coding sequence ATGGAGACACAAAGACGATCAGTGAAGATTGGGCTTCTGGGTTTCGGGACCGTTGGGAGTGGGACGGCGAGGCTCCTTATCGAGGAGTCTGATTCCATTGCCGCCCGCACGGGCATTTCCCTTCATCTTGCGCGGATTTGCGACCGGGATATCACGACCCATCGCGGATTTTCGGTCCCTTCCGGGGTACTCACCACGGACGTTCGCGACATCCTCGATGACCCTGATATCGAAATCTTTGTTGAACTTATCGGGGGGATCGAGCCAGCCAGGGGGTTCATCCTTTCTGCCATCGAACGGGGGAAGCACGTCGTCACTGCGAACAAGGCGCTACTTGCCACCCACGGCCGGGAGATCTTCGATGCCGCGGCAGAGAAAGGGGTCATGGTCGGGTTCGAGGCGAGCGTCGGGGGGGGAATTCCGGTCATCAAGGCCGTGAGGGAGGGGCTCGTGGCAAACCGCATCCATACCTTGGTCGGCATCATGAACGGTACATCTAATTACATACTTACGCGCATGTCCGACGAGGGTCTCTCCTTTGCTGAGGCCCTCCTGAAGGCCCAGGCCCTCGGCTATGCCGAGGCGGACCCCACTTATGACGTCGCTGGCATCGACACCGCCCACAAACTCGCCATCCTTTCCTCTCTTGCCTTTGGGATCCCTGTGGGTCTTGAAGACATACTGGTGGAAGGGATCACTAAGATATCACCGGTGGATATCGAATTCGCCCGGGAGTTCGGATACGCCATCAAGCTCCTTGCCATGGCCCGGAACGGGGATGCAGGGACGGAACTCCGTGTGCATCCAGCAATGGTTCGGCAGGACCATCTCCTTGCCCAGGTGAAGGGGGCATACAACGCCTTTTATCTTGTCGGAGATGCGGTGGGAAAGGTCCTCCTTACCGGGCTCGGAGCCGGACAGATGCCGACGGGAAGCGCGGTTGTGGCGGATCTCGTGGATATCGCCCGGGTCTTGGCGCACGGTTCCGTCTTCCCTGCCCCTGGAGGCCTTTCGTCCGGTGCGGGTGGGAGATTGCGTCCCATCCCTGTGGAGGATCTCCGTGGAAGGTATTACATGCGTTTTTCGGCCATTGACCAGCCGGGGGTGCTCGCCGGGATTGCGGGCGTTCTCGGAAGGCAGGGCATCAGCATTGCCTCGGTGGTCCAGAAGGGACGGGGGCAGGGAGAATCGGTCCCAATCGTCATGCTGACCCACGAGGCGCGGGAAGGGGCCGTCATCGCGGCCCTCGAAATGATCAACGCCATGGAAGTGGTTACGGACGAAACGATCCTCATACGCATCGTCGAGCTCGGCGGTCTGGAAGGGGATTCCTGA
- a CDS encoding ABC transporter ATP-binding protein produces the protein MTKIIVDHVSKVYQERRRKRLDPRACGFGETCTVIEDVNFTVAAGSLVCFLGPSGCGKSTLLRMIAGFISPSAGRILVDGKVVTGPQTGHIFVFQEDGLFPWMTARENVAIGARRYSDKQERQAQVLEYLDLVGLAGFENHYPYELSGGMRRRVEIARALIANPEILFLDEPFGALDFVTRMQMREEILNVHDMFPTTILFITHDIDEALQLGDHVIVLSERPSRILEDMHLSHPHPRDVTKDDLARLRQRIHFLMGLHSAL, from the coding sequence ATGACCAAGATCATTGTCGACCACGTCTCCAAGGTCTACCAGGAGCGAAGAAGAAAGCGGCTGGATCCCCGTGCATGCGGATTCGGCGAGACCTGCACCGTCATCGAGGACGTCAACTTTACCGTGGCGGCCGGATCCCTTGTCTGTTTCCTCGGGCCGTCCGGGTGCGGAAAGTCCACGCTCCTTCGCATGATCGCCGGGTTCATCTCCCCCTCGGCAGGCCGAATCCTGGTGGACGGAAAGGTCGTCACCGGCCCGCAGACAGGCCATATCTTCGTCTTTCAGGAAGACGGGCTCTTTCCCTGGATGACGGCCCGGGAAAACGTGGCCATTGGCGCGCGCCGTTATTCAGATAAACAGGAACGGCAAGCGCAGGTCCTGGAGTACCTGGATCTGGTCGGGCTTGCCGGTTTTGAAAACCACTACCCTTACGAACTCTCGGGAGGGATGCGAAGACGCGTGGAGATCGCCCGGGCCCTCATCGCGAACCCGGAAATACTCTTTCTCGACGAACCTTTCGGGGCACTGGACTTCGTCACCCGCATGCAGATGCGGGAAGAAATCCTGAACGTCCACGACATGTTCCCCACCACGATCCTCTTCATCACCCACGACATCGACGAGGCCCTCCAGCTCGGGGATCATGTCATCGTCCTGAGTGAACGCCCGAGCCGGATTCTGGAGGACATGCACCTTTCCCATCCCCACCCTCGAGACGTCACAAAAGACGACCTCGCCCGGCTCAGGCAGCGGATCCACTTCCTGATGGGGCTCCACAGCGCATTGTAA
- a CDS encoding ABC transporter permease, which produces MEDGSVNGPEEKRPSAGTRLKGIFTPLPATLLPWIIVLSAWEILVRVLHVSPSLLPGPLAVLKGLAEIFASGVLIDHIVASLFRVSWGYALAIATAIPLGLLLGLVPTMHRLANPIVQFLRPISPLAWIPLALLWFGIGDRSAIFIIYLSVVLPLTVFTTSGIFRIRPIYRMVAQNYGIRGWELARTVILPGAFPEIVVGLRITLGTAWLVIVAAEMIAVRSGLGYLILDARNSLRMDLVVGGMLVIGGIGLLLDTLVSLLRRLPEARWPRMER; this is translated from the coding sequence ATGGAGGACGGATCCGTGAACGGGCCGGAAGAGAAAAGACCATCGGCCGGCACCAGACTGAAAGGGATTTTCACCCCCCTTCCGGCCACCCTTCTTCCCTGGATCATCGTTTTATCAGCATGGGAGATCCTTGTGCGGGTCCTCCACGTCTCCCCATCTCTCCTTCCCGGCCCCTTGGCAGTACTTAAGGGGCTTGCCGAAATTTTCGCCTCTGGGGTACTTATCGACCACATCGTTGCGAGCCTCTTTCGTGTGAGCTGGGGATACGCACTTGCCATCGCAACGGCCATCCCCCTGGGCCTCCTTCTCGGCCTCGTCCCCACCATGCACAGGCTCGCCAACCCGATCGTCCAGTTTCTCCGCCCTATCTCGCCCTTAGCATGGATACCCCTGGCCCTGCTCTGGTTCGGTATCGGGGACCGCTCCGCGATCTTTATCATCTACCTGTCTGTCGTCCTCCCCCTTACGGTCTTCACCACGAGCGGCATCTTTCGCATTCGCCCCATTTACCGGATGGTGGCCCAAAACTACGGGATCAGGGGCTGGGAACTGGCCCGAACGGTGATCCTTCCTGGCGCCTTCCCTGAGATCGTGGTCGGGCTCAGGATCACGCTCGGTACCGCCTGGCTCGTTATTGTCGCGGCAGAGATGATCGCCGTGCGCTCGGGGCTTGGCTATCTCATCCTCGACGCCCGAAACTCCCTCAGGATGGATCTCGTAGTCGGGGGCATGCTCGTGATCGGCGGTATCGGCCTCCTTCTCGACACCCTCGTCTCCCTCCTCAGACGCCTTCCCGAGGCCAGGTGGCCCCGGATGGAACGATGA
- a CDS encoding GAF domain-containing sensor histidine kinase, with protein MSRQDIDESIQEFFSEHPAFLSVPKEDRDDLVSWVKEVCLYTGLQGIIGEVDAIMGIDPTLDEKDILEKAAGRIMEALGADGASIRILDPVSQSMVFQGGCKIPPSELISHVSIEDSVSGQVVRENRAIAVSSLASDERFKNRDIILKQGFHSMLAVPLRIPRLLLPMGEEVVGSIQIFFREDNKRFAPFQILHAELLARRLSFVLAKRRILILEGINACKERIASAIFEKLSNKEGIKLKDLFVALVPVLAQYLHIKSWSLFSISKDLHFIRLEAAYPVDATYHKIGYTFTVVNHPYFRIAVTGGEPYGDKPFHRIDPAYLLIKDPLRSELVTPGLREFAEKVGIHSILIVPLKVAGIPRYLMVFAATEQKESFSLEEIELLTFLGKEIMKASRFEFLDDVLHDFKNPAIAIAGFASRAKKVLQSENLEDVRKKLNDYLDIIIRETGRLQDLAITIGAEGREELLDLAAIARERFMMNEMAIQASGKSFIQLPHPECQKPLTVYCPRFALERVIDNLLSNATKAVPETGGIIAMKCFQEGNMACLSLRNTGAIPPDKIEEVRAGNVRGRGLNIIYRFVQANHGKVDIQCGDNETVFVIKLPLSAGGGRLD; from the coding sequence ATGTCCCGACAAGATATTGACGAGAGCATCCAGGAATTTTTCTCCGAGCATCCTGCGTTTCTTTCCGTTCCCAAAGAGGATCGGGACGACCTCGTTTCATGGGTCAAGGAGGTCTGCCTCTACACGGGCCTTCAGGGGATCATCGGCGAGGTGGACGCAATCATGGGGATCGACCCCACCCTCGACGAAAAGGACATTCTCGAGAAGGCGGCCGGCAGGATCATGGAAGCCCTCGGGGCAGACGGCGCATCCATTCGGATACTGGATCCCGTCTCCCAAAGCATGGTCTTCCAAGGGGGCTGTAAAATCCCGCCGTCGGAGCTCATCTCCCATGTTTCCATCGAGGATTCCGTTTCCGGACAGGTGGTGCGGGAAAACCGGGCCATAGCGGTCTCGAGCCTCGCTTCTGACGAGCGTTTCAAGAACCGGGATATCATCCTGAAACAGGGCTTCCATTCCATGCTCGCGGTCCCCTTGCGCATCCCAAGGCTTCTTCTCCCAATGGGAGAGGAGGTGGTGGGTTCCATTCAGATCTTTTTTCGGGAAGACAACAAGCGGTTCGCCCCGTTTCAGATCCTCCACGCCGAACTTCTTGCAAGGCGTCTGAGTTTCGTCCTGGCCAAGCGGAGGATCCTCATTCTTGAGGGTATAAATGCCTGCAAGGAACGGATAGCCAGTGCCATATTCGAAAAATTGAGCAACAAAGAGGGGATCAAGCTCAAGGATCTCTTTGTTGCCCTCGTCCCGGTGCTCGCACAATATCTTCACATCAAAAGCTGGTCCCTTTTTTCCATCTCCAAGGACCTTCATTTCATCCGCCTCGAGGCCGCTTATCCCGTTGACGCTACCTATCACAAGATCGGCTATACATTTACGGTCGTCAACCATCCCTATTTTCGAATCGCAGTAACAGGGGGCGAACCTTACGGGGACAAGCCGTTCCACCGCATAGATCCCGCCTATCTCCTTATCAAGGATCCCTTGAGAAGTGAGCTCGTGACGCCGGGGCTCCGCGAATTTGCAGAGAAAGTGGGTATTCATTCCATTCTGATCGTGCCCCTGAAAGTGGCCGGCATCCCCCGCTACCTGATGGTCTTCGCTGCTACAGAACAGAAGGAATCCTTTTCCCTGGAGGAGATCGAGCTTCTCACCTTTTTGGGCAAGGAGATCATGAAGGCAAGCCGGTTCGAATTTTTGGACGATGTCCTCCATGACTTCAAGAACCCTGCCATCGCCATTGCCGGCTTCGCCTCCCGGGCAAAAAAGGTCCTGCAGTCGGAGAATCTCGAGGATGTGCGAAAGAAACTCAACGATTACTTGGACATCATCATCAGGGAGACAGGCCGTCTCCAGGATCTCGCCATCACCATCGGGGCCGAGGGCAGGGAGGAACTCCTTGATTTGGCCGCCATTGCGCGGGAGCGCTTCATGATGAACGAGATGGCGATCCAGGCCTCTGGAAAATCCTTCATACAGCTGCCCCATCCGGAGTGCCAGAAGCCGCTCACTGTTTATTGCCCCCGTTTCGCCCTCGAACGCGTCATAGATAACCTTTTGAGCAATGCCACCAAGGCGGTTCCCGAGACAGGCGGGATCATCGCCATGAAATGTTTTCAAGAAGGCAACATGGCCTGTCTCTCCCTTCGGAACACCGGTGCGATCCCGCCGGACAAGATAGAAGAGGTGAGGGCAGGGAACGTTAGGGGCCGAGGTCTCAACATCATCTATCGCTTCGTACAGGCGAATCACGGCAAGGTGGACATCCAGTGCGGAGACAACGAGACGGTCTTTGTGATCAAGCTCCCGCTCTCCGCCGGGGGAGGCCGCCTGGACTAA
- a CDS encoding TIGR03960 family B12-binding radical SAM protein — protein MLDAPDYTAILSVLARAKRPSRYLGTETNARRKAWQDASLRVCLIFPDLYEIGMSHLGLHILYHILNELPWAMADRAYCPAPDLEDVLRQKAIPIWGLESGRPLGQFDILAITLPYELSASNILTILDLAGVPLRSRDRKDPSLPLVLGGGSSASNPEPVAPFFDAILIGDGEEAIVEIAEAVRDGRTEGVPKRELLHALSRIEGIYVPEFSDVRYGPDGSFREMVPLEPGAGPVRRRIVSDLAKVPFPDRPLVPFAPIVHDRLGVEIARGCTRGCRFCQAGILYRPVRERPPGLVLDLMERGLRASGFEEASFLSLSTGDYRCIEPVLAQVMARHQEDRVSVSLPSLRVGTLTPEIMELVGKVRKTGFTLAPEAGSERLRKVINKGITEEELLATSERIFGLGWPGIKLYFMIGLPTETREDCLAIAELARKVLKTGERGKTVTVSVGTFVPKPHTPFQWERQITVHEARERFELIRSAIRERAIKFKWHDPELSFLEGVFSRGDRRLASLVERAWRLGARLDAWSDHFRPDLYRRAADEMGLDLDALLEARLVDAPLPWDHIDTRITKAFLLAERENAYRELPTADCRHGACQGCGVCDFRHLRPVTHAECDLGPMLHREVRPKAGCHRLRFVFEKLGPARLLGHLEVMHVFHRAARRAGLPVVFSQGHHPLPRFSFGQPIPLGTESLCEEMEILLEEDWRAERVMEAMNSQLPQGLRIVSGISSSAGGGLNSASEITFIVCLSGIGPSEAQKAIGAFRSLSNGKLAIRRKGRERMADLDQAVTRLEVIQTETITSKTAVLSWIREAQKGTAPPACLVALSLSQAVTPMPKPVEVMEAIFPVLGPNPDLRILKIPAWPV, from the coding sequence ATGTTGGACGCACCCGATTATACCGCCATCCTATCCGTGCTGGCCCGTGCGAAAAGGCCGTCCCGCTATCTCGGGACCGAGACGAACGCCCGGAGAAAGGCCTGGCAGGATGCAAGCCTGAGGGTCTGCCTCATCTTTCCTGATCTGTACGAGATCGGGATGTCCCACCTGGGTCTCCACATACTTTACCATATCCTGAACGAGCTCCCCTGGGCCATGGCGGACCGGGCCTATTGCCCTGCCCCTGACCTGGAGGATGTCCTTCGACAAAAGGCCATCCCGATCTGGGGTCTGGAGAGCGGACGTCCACTTGGGCAATTCGACATCCTCGCCATCACCCTGCCCTACGAGCTGAGTGCATCGAACATCCTCACGATCCTCGATCTTGCCGGAGTACCTTTACGCTCCCGAGATCGGAAAGATCCATCCCTCCCCCTCGTGCTCGGCGGCGGAAGTTCGGCCTCCAATCCCGAACCGGTCGCTCCGTTCTTCGATGCCATCCTCATCGGAGACGGGGAAGAGGCCATAGTCGAGATCGCCGAGGCCGTCAGGGACGGACGGACAGAAGGGGTCCCGAAGCGCGAGCTCCTCCACGCCCTTTCCAGGATCGAAGGGATCTATGTCCCGGAATTTTCAGATGTGCGCTACGGGCCGGATGGATCCTTTCGGGAAATGGTCCCTCTGGAGCCGGGTGCCGGGCCGGTCAGGCGCCGAATCGTCTCCGACCTTGCCAAGGTCCCGTTTCCGGACCGGCCCCTCGTCCCATTCGCCCCCATCGTCCACGACCGGCTCGGTGTGGAGATTGCCCGCGGATGCACCCGTGGGTGCCGATTCTGCCAGGCCGGGATCCTTTATCGGCCTGTTCGTGAACGCCCCCCCGGACTGGTCCTCGACCTCATGGAGCGAGGTCTTAGGGCAAGCGGCTTCGAAGAGGCGTCATTCCTGTCTTTGAGCACTGGGGACTACCGCTGCATCGAACCCGTACTCGCCCAGGTCATGGCCCGCCACCAGGAAGATCGGGTCTCTGTATCCCTCCCGTCTCTCCGGGTGGGGACCCTCACCCCCGAGATCATGGAGCTGGTCGGCAAGGTGAGAAAGACCGGGTTCACCCTCGCCCCAGAGGCCGGAAGCGAAAGGCTGAGAAAGGTCATCAACAAGGGGATCACAGAGGAGGAACTCCTCGCGACCTCTGAGCGGATCTTTGGACTTGGCTGGCCCGGAATCAAGCTCTATTTCATGATCGGACTACCCACCGAGACCCGGGAAGATTGCCTTGCCATTGCCGAACTCGCCCGAAAGGTCCTCAAGACCGGTGAACGCGGAAAAACCGTCACGGTGAGCGTCGGGACCTTCGTCCCAAAGCCCCACACCCCGTTTCAGTGGGAGCGGCAGATCACCGTCCATGAGGCAAGGGAGCGATTTGAACTCATCCGTTCCGCCATTCGGGAACGGGCGATAAAATTCAAGTGGCACGACCCTGAGCTGAGCTTCCTCGAAGGGGTCTTCTCACGGGGTGACCGGCGGCTTGCCTCCCTTGTGGAAAGGGCCTGGAGGCTTGGAGCCCGCCTCGATGCCTGGAGCGACCATTTCCGGCCCGATCTCTACCGAAGGGCAGCGGACGAAATGGGTCTGGATCTCGATGCCCTCCTGGAGGCCCGCCTGGTGGATGCCCCCCTCCCCTGGGATCATATCGACACACGCATCACAAAGGCCTTCCTGCTCGCGGAACGGGAGAATGCCTACAGGGAACTCCCCACAGCCGACTGCAGACATGGGGCCTGCCAGGGCTGCGGGGTCTGCGATTTTCGTCACCTACGGCCGGTCACGCACGCAGAATGCGACCTGGGCCCCATGCTTCATAGAGAGGTCCGGCCAAAGGCCGGATGCCATCGCCTCCGCTTCGTTTTCGAGAAACTCGGGCCTGCCCGCCTCCTCGGACACCTCGAGGTCATGCATGTATTTCACAGGGCGGCCCGCAGGGCCGGGCTCCCGGTTGTATTTTCACAAGGACACCACCCTCTCCCCCGGTTCTCCTTCGGCCAGCCCATCCCCCTCGGAACCGAAAGCCTTTGTGAAGAAATGGAAATCCTCCTCGAGGAAGACTGGAGAGCAGAGCGGGTGATGGAGGCCATGAACAGCCAACTCCCCCAAGGCCTCAGAATCGTTTCGGGTATATCCTCCAGTGCTGGAGGCGGCCTCAATTCTGCGTCTGAGATCACCTTCATCGTTTGTCTTTCGGGAATCGGGCCGTCGGAGGCGCAAAAGGCCATTGGTGCATTCCGGTCTTTGAGTAATGGGAAACTGGCCATTCGGAGAAAAGGACGGGAACGGATGGCCGACCTGGACCAAGCAGTCACGCGCCTGGAGGTCATCCAGACGGAGACGATCACCTCGAAAACAGCGGTCCTCTCATGGATCAGGGAGGCCCAGAAAGGGAC